DNA from Streptomyces sp. Edi4:
CGCGGCCAGACGGGAGCGCAGGAGGTGGCGCCTGCTGCGCTCCGCCTCGGGCACGGAGAACACCGCCAGGACCCAGCCCTCGTCCTCGCGGGGCGCGGGGTGGGCGTAGATGCGCCGGTCGCCGTCGTCCAGGAGCTGGCGCGCGTCCTCGGACAGGGCGTAGCCGGCCGCGCCGAGGGGGGTGGGCCGCGCCATCAGCAGTCCGCGCCTCTTCAGCCGGGACACCGAGGAGCGCACGGACGGCGCGTCGACGCCGACCGCCGCGAGCAGCCGGATGAGTTCGGCGACCGCGAGGGAGCCGGAGATCTCGCGCCCGTAGGCGCCGTACAGGGTCACGATCAGGGATCGGGGGGTGTGCTGCTCGGCCACGTGATCACTCTAGTTCCCGCAGCCGGAAGCGCTGGAGCTTGCCCGTGGGGGTGCGCGGCAGGGCGTCCAGGAAGACGATCTCGCGCGGGCACTTGTAGGGGAACAGTTCGCTCTTCACGTGCTCGCGCAGGCGGGCGGCCGTCTCCTCGCCGCGCGCGACACCGGGCCTGAGCACGCAGTAGGCGACGACGACGTGACCGCGGCGCTCGTCGGGCCGTCCCACCACCGCGGCCTCGGTGACATCGTGGTGGCGCAGCAGCGCGTCCTCGACCTCGGGGCCCGCGATGTTGAACCCGGCGGAGATGATCATGTCGTCGGCGCGGGCCACGTACCGGAAGTAGCCGTCGCTGTCGCGTACGCAGGTGTCGCCCGTGATGTTCCAGCCGTGCCGCACATAGACGCGCTGGCGTTCATCGGCGAGGTAGCGGCAGCCGATGGGGCCGCGCACCGCGAGGAGGCCGGGTTCGCCGTCGGGGACCGGGTTCCCCTCCGCGTCGATGACGCACGCCTGCCAGCCCGGCACGGGTCTGCCGATGGTTCCGGGTCTGATGTCGTCGTCGGCCGCCGAGAGGAAGATGTGCAGCAGTTCCGTCGCGCCGATCCCGTTGATGACGCGTAGACCGGTGCGCTCGTGCCAGGCCCGCCAGGTCGCCGCCGGCAGGTTCTCACCCGCCGATACGCAGCGGCGCAGGGCGCTGATGTCGTACCCGTCCAGTTCGTCGAGCATCACGCGGTAGGCGGTCGGCGCGGTGAACAGGACGGAGACGCGGTGTTCGGCGAGCGCGGGCAACAGCTGCTTGGGGCCCGCCTGTTCGAGCAGCAGCGCCGATGCGCCGGCCCGCAGCGGGAAGACGAGGAGACCGCCGAGACCGAAGGTGAAGCCGAGCGGTGGGCTGCCGGCGAAGACGTCGTCGGGCCTCGGCTTGAGGATGTGCCGCGCGAAGGTGTCGGCGATGGCGAGCACATCGCGGTGCAGGTGCATACAGCCCTTGGGGCGCCCGGTCGTGCCGGAGGTGAAGGCGATCAGGGCCACGTCGTCCGCCGAGGTGTCCACGGCGGTGAACCGTCCGGTGGGCGCGTGCTTGACCAGGTTCAGCAGGTCGTGCGGCTCATCGCCGCCGTACGCCGTGATGCGCAGGCCCGGCGCGTCGGCCCGCTCCAGGTCGGCAAGACAGCGGGCGTCGCACAGCGCGTGGCTGATCCGCGCGATGGAGCACATGACACCCAGCTCGTGGGCGCGCTGCTGGGCCAGGACCGTGACGGCGACCGCGCCCGCCTTCATCACCGCGAGCCAGCAGGCGGCGAGCCACGGTGTGGTCGGCCCGCGCAGCAGCACCCGGTTGCCCGGCACCACGCCGAGCTCGGCGGCCAGGACGTGGGCGATCCCGTCGACCCGGTCGCGCAGCTCACCGTAGGTCCAGACGTCGCCCGCGCCGGTGCGAAAGACGGGCCGGCCGGGACCGAAGCGCGCGATCGTCGCGTCCAGGAGCTCCGCGCCGCAGTTGACCCGCTCGGGGCGGCCGGGGCCCGGCGGTCCGAGCAGCAGACGGGGCCACTGATCGGCGGGCGGCAGGTGGTCGCGGGGAAAGGTGTCGGCGTGCGCTGAGGTCTTCGGCTCCATACGGGATCGCCCCCTTGTCGCCTCTGGAGCGTATCGTTTGGGTGACGGCAGTCAACAGTTCGCGATAGAGCGGCCGCCGGGCGGGGGTGCGGCGCGACCGGTGTTCGTCGGCGCCGTTGTCCGCACCGCGTGGGACAGTCGGAGTCCGAGTAGGAGAGGGGTGGTCATGCCCGCCTTCGCGCTGGAGCCGGACCAGGTGGAATGGTGCGGGGAACTGCGGGAGCTCGCCGGGGCGCGGCTGCGCCCCCTTGCCGACAAGGGTGAGCCCGGCC
Protein-coding regions in this window:
- a CDS encoding AMP-binding protein, with the translated sequence MEPKTSAHADTFPRDHLPPADQWPRLLLGPPGPGRPERVNCGAELLDATIARFGPGRPVFRTGAGDVWTYGELRDRVDGIAHVLAAELGVVPGNRVLLRGPTTPWLAACWLAVMKAGAVAVTVLAQQRAHELGVMCSIARISHALCDARCLADLERADAPGLRITAYGGDEPHDLLNLVKHAPTGRFTAVDTSADDVALIAFTSGTTGRPKGCMHLHRDVLAIADTFARHILKPRPDDVFAGSPPLGFTFGLGGLLVFPLRAGASALLLEQAGPKQLLPALAEHRVSVLFTAPTAYRVMLDELDGYDISALRRCVSAGENLPAATWRAWHERTGLRVINGIGATELLHIFLSAADDDIRPGTIGRPVPGWQACVIDAEGNPVPDGEPGLLAVRGPIGCRYLADERQRVYVRHGWNITGDTCVRDSDGYFRYVARADDMIISAGFNIAGPEVEDALLRHHDVTEAAVVGRPDERRGHVVVAYCVLRPGVARGEETAARLREHVKSELFPYKCPREIVFLDALPRTPTGKLQRFRLRELE